The Acidobacteriota bacterium genome has a window encoding:
- a CDS encoding metal-dependent hydrolase, which produces MENLAHTLLGLSFAKAGLERVTPLATTALVISSNLPDVDVLWRLQGGTLSYLEYHRGFTHGFVGLTLVAAALTLGLMFVDRQFRLRRDPFRRPLRPMRIFLLAYLGGLGHAFMDFTNVYGVRPLLPFSHRWFYGDVAFVVDPWIWLILGSAAVWLSTTDAARIFLWLVIGIIAALVVGLALRHVSDAETLTVPTLARVIWFLGLGVVVAGTLFRWGRAGERLARYSLLLLALYYSGMWMAHQSAMKEAQNSLKVGGVTSMAVWPAPGNPLAWQAAAQSGDAVYTRNIDLTDRREQWRELPALDPQIADALRRSNEGRVVLDFLRYGAASVETRADGTTVVSLRDLRFDLRMRVELDREMTVTSAEARWF; this is translated from the coding sequence ATGGAAAACCTGGCGCATACACTTCTGGGGCTCTCGTTTGCAAAAGCAGGGCTCGAACGCGTCACCCCGCTTGCGACTACAGCGCTCGTGATTTCATCGAATCTTCCCGATGTCGACGTGCTCTGGCGCCTTCAGGGCGGCACACTCTCCTATCTTGAATATCATCGCGGCTTCACTCACGGATTCGTCGGGCTGACGCTGGTGGCGGCGGCGCTGACGCTTGGGCTGATGTTTGTCGATCGCCAGTTTCGTTTGCGCCGCGACCCTTTTAGAAGGCCGCTAAGGCCGATGAGGATTTTTCTGCTTGCGTATCTGGGCGGGCTTGGGCACGCGTTCATGGATTTCACGAACGTTTACGGCGTGCGCCCGCTGTTGCCGTTCAGCCATCGGTGGTTTTATGGCGACGTTGCTTTTGTGGTCGATCCGTGGATCTGGCTCATACTCGGGTCGGCCGCCGTCTGGCTCAGCACGACGGATGCCGCGCGGATATTTCTCTGGCTTGTGATAGGAATAATCGCAGCTCTGGTAGTCGGTCTGGCGCTTCGCCACGTTTCCGATGCAGAGACGTTGACCGTCCCAACGTTGGCTCGCGTGATCTGGTTCCTGGGACTGGGCGTTGTCGTGGCAGGGACTCTGTTTCGCTGGGGCCGCGCAGGCGAGCGGCTCGCAAGATATTCCCTCCTGCTGCTTGCCCTGTACTACTCCGGTATGTGGATGGCTCATCAGTCGGCAATGAAGGAGGCTCAGAATTCCTTGAAGGTCGGCGGAGTGACCTCGATGGCCGTTTGGCCCGCGCCTGGCAACCCGCTCGCGTGGCAGGCCGCAGCGCAGAGTGGCGACGCAGTCTACACGCGCAACATCGACCTCACCGATCGGCGGGAGCAGTGGCGGGAGTTGCCGGCGCTGGATCCGCAGATCGCGGATGCATTGCGCCGCTCAAACGAAGGGCGAGTCGTTCTGGACTTTTTGCGCTACGGCGCCGCCAGCGTCGAAACGCGAGCCGACGGGACAACAGTCGTGTCGTTGCGCGATCTTCGCTTCGACTTGCGGATGCGTGTAGAGCTCGACCGGGAGATGACGGTGACGTCCGCCGAGGCACGTTGGTTTTGA
- a CDS encoding tetratricopeptide repeat protein: MAKPGRKKKKVSVKEMKFKHDPIIRFYEATQDWLQERGRPVVIAVGVIAGIVLLYVAGSYFFDYRKSKAETAFSDAFEKFNAPVQDPTSTTATPPTGKFYTDEQTRWRESAEAFERLANDYSSYYGSIGRYYAGVSYLHFDRDKGISLLEQAVNKNDPPASDLARLALAENYAVNGDDEKAISLYQQLLSSSRTLKPAVEVGLGRVYEKTGDTEKAVEAYLEAAKSGRSSGAGAEAEKRLQALAPDRLKELPPETSMPVQP, translated from the coding sequence TTGGCGAAACCAGGCAGAAAGAAGAAGAAGGTCTCCGTCAAGGAGATGAAGTTCAAACACGACCCGATCATCCGGTTCTACGAGGCGACGCAGGACTGGCTCCAGGAGCGCGGGCGGCCGGTCGTGATTGCTGTGGGAGTCATTGCCGGAATTGTTCTGCTCTACGTTGCCGGGAGTTATTTCTTTGATTACCGGAAGTCAAAGGCCGAGACCGCGTTTTCCGACGCCTTCGAGAAGTTCAACGCGCCGGTTCAGGATCCCACATCGACCACCGCAACACCGCCCACCGGCAAGTTCTACACCGACGAGCAAACCAGGTGGCGAGAGTCGGCCGAAGCGTTCGAACGTCTCGCCAACGACTACTCCAGTTACTACGGTTCAATCGGTCGTTACTATGCGGGGGTTAGCTACCTTCACTTCGATCGCGACAAGGGCATAAGCTTGCTGGAGCAGGCCGTCAACAAAAACGATCCTCCTGCCTCGGACCTCGCGCGGCTTGCGCTTGCCGAAAACTACGCCGTCAACGGCGACGACGAGAAAGCCATTTCGCTTTATCAGCAATTGCTCAGTTCCTCGCGGACTTTGAAACCAGCGGTCGAGGTCGGTCTCGGCCGGGTCTATGAAAAGACCGGGGACACAGAAAAGGCCGTGGAGGCCTATTTGGAAGCGGCCAAATCCGGCCGGTCGTCAGGGGCAGGAGCGGAGGCTGAGAAGCGGCTCCAAGCATTGGCGCCTGACCGGCTCAAAGAACTGCCTCCCGAAACTTCCATGCCCGTCCAACCGTGA
- a CDS encoding sigma-70 family RNA polymerase sigma factor gives MSARDMAALEQNTLAGLDLDAGAIEHHPEAGLISRLRARDLAAFEELVAQFERPVYALCFRLLGDAEEARDAAQETFLKVYRGLGGFRGEAGLKTWIYRIAINQAMNQKRWWRRRHRDETISLDITRGQSDTTIGNLLPGRARSPEAQAISSEREHNIMRALGEIKDEYRIALMLREIEELSYEEIAQTLAISIGTVKSRIARGREELRRRVKDLL, from the coding sequence ATGTCAGCGAGAGACATGGCCGCACTGGAGCAAAATACCCTCGCCGGTCTCGATCTCGATGCCGGAGCGATAGAGCACCACCCTGAGGCGGGGTTGATTTCCAGATTGCGCGCCCGCGATCTTGCTGCCTTCGAAGAACTGGTGGCTCAGTTTGAGCGGCCCGTCTACGCGTTGTGTTTTCGCCTGCTCGGAGATGCCGAAGAGGCGCGGGACGCGGCGCAGGAAACCTTCTTGAAGGTCTACCGGGGACTGGGCGGGTTTCGCGGCGAGGCGGGATTGAAGACCTGGATTTATCGAATCGCGATAAACCAGGCGATGAATCAGAAACGCTGGTGGCGGCGGCGCCATCGCGACGAGACCATTTCGCTGGACATAACGCGAGGCCAAAGCGATACGACCATCGGCAACTTGCTTCCGGGCCGCGCCCGCTCGCCTGAAGCGCAGGCGATTTCCAGCGAACGCGAGCACAACATAATGCGCGCGCTCGGCGAGATCAAGGACGAGTATCGGATCGCGCTGATGCTCCGCGAAATTGAAGAACTATCGTACGAGGAGATCGCCCAGACGTTGGCGATCTCGATTGGAACCGTCAAGTCACGCATCGCGCGCGGACGCGAAGAACTCCGCCGCCGCGTGAAGGATCTGTTATGA
- a CDS encoding zf-HC2 domain-containing protein, with protein sequence MECKKFELTASAYIDRQLHENEAAEYREHLSTCEGCRLRLVATEAVSLALRNADRPAVPRELRSYIMTEATRRARREISLSESLLMWLLKLNPRPVAYATGLVISLLSFSALFSSFRPIPFSESQSEAAAIYPIISGSDREYHSYNNLPPDRGLTDTEHYYQLPRVLDNSALVSFSHIAYQKRGNQGMSALVEVDSDGRGRLVNVIDAPTDPYMIEQLWWSLRNRTFQPATVSGRPVSTRIILLVEKVDVSG encoded by the coding sequence ATGGAATGCAAGAAGTTTGAACTAACAGCCTCGGCTTACATAGACCGGCAGCTCCACGAGAATGAGGCGGCTGAGTATCGGGAACACCTTTCGACCTGTGAGGGTTGCCGCTTGCGTCTTGTCGCGACAGAAGCCGTGTCTCTAGCTTTAAGAAATGCTGATCGGCCGGCGGTCCCGCGTGAGCTTCGCAGCTACATTATGACCGAGGCGACGAGACGTGCTCGCAGAGAGATCAGTCTATCGGAGAGCCTGCTTATGTGGCTCTTGAAACTGAACCCCCGTCCAGTGGCTTATGCCACCGGACTGGTTATTTCGCTGCTGTCGTTTTCGGCTCTATTCTCGAGCTTCAGACCGATTCCATTTAGCGAGAGTCAGAGCGAAGCAGCAGCGATATACCCGATCATCAGCGGCTCGGACCGGGAATATCACAGCTACAACAATCTGCCTCCCGACCGGGGATTAACTGATACCGAGCACTACTACCAACTGCCGCGCGTACTCGACAACAGCGCACTGGTCAGCTTCAGCCATATTGCTTACCAGAAGCGCGGCAACCAGGGCATGTCCGCGCTGGTCGAAGTTGATTCGGATGGACGCGGAAGGCTGGTGAATGTTATCGATGCGCCCACCGACCCATACATGATCGAGCAGTTGTGGTGGTCGCTGCGCAATCGGACTTTTCAACCGGCAACTGTGTCGGGCCGCCCCGTCTCTACTCGCATCATCCTGCTGGTGGAGAAGGTCGACGTGAGTGGATGA
- a CDS encoding energy transducer TonB, with protein MFDQLVVSTVQRSKRRTAKFFFGTGVFYLVVVSSAFALSILMANPRLADTEVLTLVGRLPSPRSPIVHEIRQGSPSTTPPDLNNVQDFDAILSHRTTTQRRFPLPPGAFVPSGQAWLGAEGEGGPPSGIGSPGVFGGERMGDPPPTPDPPKPKPPAQPTVVDNKPIKVPSTVLQGKAIERRKPSYPPLAVQIRLQGDVAVEIIIAPDGRVETARVISGHPILATSAREAAMAWRFEPTLLNKVPVRVTGVITFVFKLSD; from the coding sequence ATGTTTGATCAGCTAGTTGTGTCTACGGTTCAGAGGAGCAAAAGAAGAACTGCGAAGTTTTTCTTCGGGACTGGGGTTTTCTATCTGGTGGTGGTCTCTAGCGCCTTCGCTCTTTCGATACTCATGGCCAACCCGAGGCTTGCGGACACGGAAGTCTTGACCCTTGTAGGCCGATTGCCTTCTCCACGCTCGCCGATTGTCCACGAGATTCGTCAAGGCTCGCCATCCACGACGCCGCCGGACCTTAACAACGTACAGGACTTTGATGCCATTCTAAGCCACCGCACTACAACACAACGAAGGTTTCCATTGCCGCCCGGCGCGTTCGTTCCGTCGGGTCAAGCTTGGCTAGGCGCGGAAGGTGAGGGCGGCCCACCATCCGGCATTGGCAGCCCTGGCGTTTTCGGCGGGGAGAGAATGGGTGATCCGCCACCCACACCTGACCCGCCGAAACCAAAGCCGCCCGCGCAACCAACAGTAGTGGATAACAAACCGATCAAGGTCCCGTCCACAGTGCTTCAAGGCAAGGCGATTGAACGCCGCAAGCCGTCCTACCCACCGCTGGCGGTTCAGATTCGCCTTCAAGGCGATGTGGCGGTCGAGATTATTATCGCGCCGGACGGCCGAGTGGAAACCGCGCGAGTCATCAGTGGTCATCCTATTTTGGCTACGTCCGCAAGAGAGGCGGCGATGGCTTGGCGGTTCGAACCGACGTTGTTGAACAAAGTGCCGGTGCGTGTGACCGGAGTCATCACGTTCGTGTTCAAGCTGAGCGATTAA
- a CDS encoding DUF2283 domain-containing protein, translated as MVQDMATTKEILAEERLASFLQQLGHQIIIPGEPRWSRYDDEADVVYVGFTENGEATRSDELNDYVILDYRGDQLVGIEILNASLHV; from the coding sequence GTTCAAGACATGGCCACGACAAAAGAGATACTAGCTGAAGAAAGGCTCGCTTCTTTTCTTCAGCAGCTTGGGCATCAGATCATCATACCGGGAGAGCCGAGATGGTCCAGGTATGATGACGAGGCAGACGTAGTTTATGTTGGATTCACTGAAAACGGAGAGGCGACGCGAAGCGACGAGCTAAACGACTACGTCATTCTCGACTACAGAGGTGATCAACTTGTAGGCATTGAGATACTCAATGCCTCGCTTCACGTCTGA